In the genome of Cellvibrio sp. KY-YJ-3, one region contains:
- a CDS encoding PepSY domain-containing protein: MRKLVFASLAMLSATAFAGPECTQADKSEWLDQTKFQEQLKEQGYEIKVFKVTDGNCYEIYGWNKDKQKVEIYFDPVSGKIVKEEIED, from the coding sequence ATGCGTAAATTAGTATTTGCAAGCTTGGCAATGTTGAGTGCAACGGCATTTGCTGGCCCGGAATGTACCCAAGCAGATAAATCTGAGTGGCTGGATCAAACCAAGTTTCAGGAGCAACTCAAAGAGCAGGGTTACGAGATCAAGGTTTTTAAAGTGACTGATGGCAACTGTTATGAAATTTATGGCTGGAATAAGGACAAACAAAAAGTAGAAATTTATTTTGATCCGGTCAGCGGTAAAATTGTGAAAGAGGAAATTGAAGATTAA
- the manD gene encoding D-mannonate dehydratase ManD, with translation MKIVDAKVIVTCPGRNFVTLKITTDQGVYGIGDATLNGREKAVVSYLEDYLVPALIGRDPQQIEDIWQFFYRGAYWRRGPVGMTALAAIDVALWDIKAKLANMPLYQLLGGKSRERILTYTHANGKDLDSTLDAVRKAREKGYDAIRIQCGIPGIEKTYGVAKGDKSYEPADADLPSTEIWSTEKYLNFIPEVFAQVRKEFGNNIHLLHDVHHRLTPIEAARLGKDLEPYRLFWMEDAVPAENQESFKLIRQHTTTPLAVGEVFNSIHDCRELIQNQLIDYIRSTIVHAGGITHVRRIADFASLFNVRTGFHGATDLSPVCMGAALHFDYWVPNFGIQEHMAHSAQMDEVFPHAYEFNRGYFTPGETPGHGVDIDEKLAAKYPYKRACLPVNRLEDGTLWHW, from the coding sequence ATGAAAATTGTTGATGCTAAAGTCATTGTGACCTGCCCCGGCAGAAATTTTGTCACACTAAAAATTACGACCGACCAAGGTGTGTATGGGATTGGCGATGCAACACTCAATGGCCGCGAAAAAGCGGTGGTGTCCTATTTGGAGGATTATTTAGTCCCGGCATTAATTGGTCGCGACCCACAACAAATTGAAGACATCTGGCAATTTTTTTATCGCGGCGCTTATTGGCGTCGCGGGCCAGTAGGTATGACTGCACTGGCGGCAATTGATGTGGCGCTGTGGGACATTAAAGCCAAACTCGCCAACATGCCGCTCTATCAATTGCTCGGAGGAAAAAGTCGCGAGCGCATCCTCACCTACACACATGCCAATGGCAAAGACCTGGACTCCACCCTGGACGCCGTGCGTAAAGCGCGCGAAAAGGGTTACGATGCAATTCGTATTCAATGCGGCATCCCTGGCATTGAAAAGACCTACGGCGTTGCCAAAGGCGATAAAAGTTACGAACCGGCAGATGCCGATTTGCCCTCTACCGAAATTTGGTCCACCGAAAAATATTTGAATTTTATTCCCGAAGTATTTGCGCAGGTACGCAAAGAATTCGGCAATAACATTCATTTATTGCATGACGTACATCATCGCTTGACACCAATCGAAGCGGCGCGCTTGGGCAAAGATTTGGAACCCTATCGTTTATTCTGGATGGAAGATGCGGTGCCTGCGGAAAACCAGGAATCGTTTAAATTAATTCGCCAGCACACCACCACACCATTGGCGGTAGGCGAAGTATTTAATTCCATTCACGATTGCCGCGAGCTTATCCAGAATCAGCTCATTGATTACATTCGCTCGACCATTGTGCACGCTGGCGGCATCACCCACGTACGTCGCATTGCCGATTTTGCCAGCCTGTTTAACGTGCGTACCGGCTTTCACGGCGCGACGGATTTATCGCCGGTATGTATGGGCGCCGCCCTGCATTTTGATTATTGGGTGCCTAATTTCGGCATTCAGGAGCATATGGCCCACAGCGCGCAAATGGACGAAGTATTTCCACATGCGTATGAATTCAATCGCGGTTACTTCACCCCCGGCGAAACGCCCGGCCACGGTGTGGACATCGACGAAAAACTGGCAGCTAAATACCCCTATAAACGCGCGTGTTTGCCTGTGAACCGCTTGGAAGATGGTACTCTCTGGCACTGGTAA
- a CDS encoding cytochrome b/b6 domain-containing protein: MRAQLVPLWDPLVRLFHWSIALIFIANYFFNEAGDDWHQWLGYVAVGWLLVRFVWGFVGKGAARWADFFPTPARLSAHVNALRTGQAYHRLGHSPVGALVMILMMTGILMLGITGYMLEEIDYFWGVQWVEDLHEWIANAVMALVVVHVSAALLESYRLKENLPLSMVTGKRRPLD; encoded by the coding sequence ATGCGTGCGCAACTGGTACCACTTTGGGATCCATTAGTCCGTTTGTTTCATTGGTCGATTGCGCTGATTTTTATCGCCAATTATTTTTTTAATGAAGCGGGCGACGATTGGCACCAATGGCTTGGTTATGTGGCAGTGGGCTGGTTGCTGGTGCGCTTTGTATGGGGCTTTGTTGGGAAAGGTGCAGCGCGCTGGGCAGATTTCTTCCCAACGCCGGCGCGGCTCTCGGCTCATGTCAACGCATTGCGCACCGGGCAAGCGTATCACCGTCTGGGGCACTCCCCTGTGGGGGCACTGGTGATGATATTAATGATGACCGGAATCTTAATGCTGGGCATCACGGGTTATATGTTGGAAGAGATCGATTATTTCTGGGGCGTGCAGTGGGTAGAGGACTTGCATGAGTGGATCGCTAATGCGGTGATGGCATTGGTTGTCGTGCATGTGAGTGCGGCGCTACTGGAGAGTTATCGCCTCAAGGAGAATCTGCCCCTGTCGATGGTGACGGGGAAGCGTCGTCCTTTGGATTAA
- a CDS encoding glycosyl hydrolase 115 family protein, which yields MAHSLRLTPVLRWLTTPRLITPLRYLLLLLAIVSPTSWALGEEPWLATSARGNLVLVDKQQALDIVIDSSELPGVVRAAKNLQSDIEKVTGKQPVLKNTLAGQKQLVLVGTLGSSQLIAQLIANKKMDVSKIQNQWDAFQVVVVDKPFADVERALVIVGANKRGTMYGIYSLSEQIGVSPWYWWADVPVKQKATIFIDKKINVVEIPKVKYRGIFLNDEAPALTNWVTEKYGNYNAEFYEKVFELLLRLKANFLWPAMWNNAFADDDPQNMILADEYGIVMSTSHHEPMMRADKEWNRYGKGPWEYSKNPKNLYKFWVDGATRNKPYESIYTLGMRGQQDEPMSEGENIGLLEKIVSDQRNIISDVFGKDQLTKVPQVWALYKEVQGFYERGMRVPDDVILLWCDDNWGNIRRLPTPDERKRSGGAGVYYHFDYVGGPRSYRWINTISIAKIWEQMHLAYTFDANQIWIVNVGDLKPMEYPIEFFLNMAWNPEAWPKERIPEFARLWAEREFGAQHADEIAAIMTGYTRHNLRRKPELQDATTYSQLHYREAERVTAEMNDYVARAEKIYAQLPAAQRAAFYQLVLFPTTASANITALYNAQAKNHLYAAQARATTNDYADKVRELFAKDAALEQEYHQFNGGKWNHMMSQSHIGYSHWNHPPEDTLPVTHHYEPHNSAEMGIAIEGVASAWPKPGNYLLPRFDRLGTQSRVIEIFNKGKESFLATAKTTTPWIILSKTSIQVDKGAQLDVSIDWSKAPIGRATGRIDISGTGWGSASIGVEIVNNPINKKALRGFAEADGYIAIEAEDFSRQGASGHLRWEKIPEHGRTISSMSVYPIGDWQFNDATNAPYLEYDIYTHSSGEFTLQGFFAPSWPFMPERGLRYAVAIDDEPAQIVNLVADMSDATWAETVRSDVRLGITKHKVARAGAHKLRIYSLDPAVTLQKLVLDTGGLQPSYLGPPPSKRY from the coding sequence ATGGCGCACTCACTCCGCCTCACGCCGGTTTTGCGCTGGCTCACCACACCCCGCTTAATTACCCCCTTGCGGTATTTACTGCTGCTATTGGCGATAGTCAGCCCCACCAGCTGGGCGCTGGGAGAGGAGCCTTGGCTGGCAACCAGTGCACGCGGCAATCTGGTGCTGGTGGATAAACAGCAAGCTCTGGATATTGTTATCGACAGCAGCGAATTACCCGGCGTAGTGCGTGCGGCAAAAAATTTGCAAAGCGATATTGAAAAAGTGACCGGCAAACAACCGGTGTTAAAAAATACTCTCGCCGGGCAAAAGCAATTGGTGTTGGTGGGAACACTGGGCAGCAGCCAACTTATCGCGCAATTAATTGCCAATAAAAAAATGGATGTCAGCAAAATCCAGAATCAATGGGATGCCTTTCAAGTCGTGGTAGTTGATAAACCTTTTGCCGATGTAGAGCGCGCGCTCGTGATTGTCGGTGCCAATAAACGCGGCACTATGTATGGCATTTACAGCCTGAGCGAGCAGATTGGGGTATCGCCCTGGTATTGGTGGGCGGATGTGCCCGTTAAACAAAAAGCGACTATTTTTATCGACAAAAAAATAAATGTTGTTGAAATTCCAAAAGTGAAATACCGCGGTATTTTTTTAAACGATGAAGCACCCGCCCTCACCAACTGGGTCACTGAAAAATATGGCAACTACAACGCAGAATTTTATGAAAAGGTGTTCGAGTTATTACTGCGCTTAAAAGCCAATTTTTTATGGCCAGCGATGTGGAATAACGCATTTGCCGATGATGACCCACAAAATATGATCCTCGCCGATGAATACGGCATAGTCATGAGCACCTCGCACCACGAACCCATGATGCGCGCTGACAAAGAGTGGAACCGCTACGGCAAAGGCCCCTGGGAATATTCCAAAAATCCGAAAAATTTATATAAGTTTTGGGTTGATGGTGCAACGCGCAACAAACCCTACGAAAGCATTTACACCCTGGGCATGCGCGGCCAACAAGACGAGCCGATGAGTGAAGGTGAAAACATCGGATTGTTGGAAAAAATCGTCAGCGACCAGCGCAACATCATTAGCGATGTGTTTGGCAAAGATCAGCTCACAAAAGTGCCACAAGTCTGGGCGCTGTACAAAGAAGTGCAGGGTTTTTACGAGCGTGGCATGCGTGTGCCGGACGATGTCATCCTGCTCTGGTGCGATGACAACTGGGGCAATATTCGCAGGCTACCCACACCCGATGAACGCAAACGCAGTGGCGGTGCCGGCGTTTATTATCATTTTGATTATGTTGGCGGCCCACGTTCCTATCGCTGGATTAACACTATTTCCATCGCCAAAATTTGGGAGCAAATGCACCTCGCCTACACCTTTGATGCAAACCAAATCTGGATCGTCAATGTAGGCGATTTAAAACCCATGGAGTACCCGATTGAATTTTTCCTGAACATGGCATGGAACCCGGAGGCCTGGCCCAAAGAGCGCATACCCGAATTCGCCCGCCTGTGGGCTGAGCGTGAATTTGGTGCGCAACACGCCGACGAAATTGCCGCGATTATGACCGGCTACACGCGCCACAATTTGCGCCGCAAACCGGAACTGCAAGACGCCACCACTTATAGCCAACTGCATTATCGCGAAGCAGAACGCGTTACCGCCGAGATGAATGATTACGTTGCACGCGCTGAAAAAATTTACGCACAGTTGCCCGCTGCACAGCGCGCGGCGTTTTATCAATTGGTGTTATTCCCCACCACCGCCAGCGCCAACATTACCGCACTTTATAACGCGCAAGCCAAAAATCATTTGTATGCCGCACAGGCCCGCGCCACCACCAATGATTACGCCGATAAAGTGCGCGAATTATTTGCCAAAGATGCCGCGCTGGAACAGGAATACCACCAGTTCAACGGCGGCAAGTGGAACCATATGATGTCGCAATCGCACATTGGTTACAGCCACTGGAATCACCCACCGGAAGATACGCTACCCGTCACCCATCATTATGAGCCACATAATTCAGCGGAAATGGGCATAGCGATTGAAGGTGTCGCCTCCGCCTGGCCCAAGCCCGGCAATTATCTACTGCCGCGTTTTGATCGTTTGGGAACACAGTCGCGCGTGATTGAAATTTTTAATAAAGGTAAAGAATCCTTCCTCGCCACTGCCAAAACCACTACGCCCTGGATTATACTGAGCAAGACTAGTATACAAGTTGACAAGGGCGCGCAGCTGGATGTGAGCATCGACTGGAGCAAAGCGCCCATAGGTCGTGCCACCGGTCGCATTGACATTAGCGGCACCGGTTGGGGCAGTGCGAGCATCGGCGTGGAAATCGTAAATAACCCGATCAACAAAAAAGCATTGCGCGGTTTTGCCGAAGCCGATGGCTACATCGCTATCGAGGCGGAAGATTTTAGTCGCCAGGGCGCGAGTGGTCATTTACGCTGGGAAAAAATCCCCGAGCACGGCCGTACTATATCGTCCATGTCGGTGTACCCGATTGGCGATTGGCAATTTAACGATGCCACCAACGCGCCCTACCTTGAATACGATATTTACACCCACAGCAGTGGTGAATTTACCTTACAGGGATTTTTTGCCCCGAGCTGGCCGTTTATGCCCGAACGCGGTTTGCGCTACGCGGTGGCGATTGATGATGAGCCAGCACAAATTGTGAATTTGGTGGCCGACATGAGCGATGCCACTTGGGCGGAAACCGTGCGCAGCGATGTGCGACTTGGCATTACCAAACACAAGGTTGCACGAGCAGGCGCGCACAAACTGCGCATTTATAGCCTGGACCCGGCAGTCACGCTGCAAAAACTGGTGCTGGATACCGGCGGTTTACAACCCAGCTATCTGGGACCGCCACCCAGCAAGCGCTATTAA